TTGGATGAACAAAGTGTGAAAACATCTTCTTTTATTCATTTGCTGTTGCCTGTTGATATTACTTTTTCTAGTACTAACTACCTTCTCGATTTATACTAACAGTACGTTTATTTTTTACCACTAAAAATAGAAtgtatgatttataaatttataaaaatctttaaaataaaaggTGTGTTTTCTAACTCAgctaaaaaatcattaaaatgcaTGGTTATACAAAATAAGTAAGAACCAGCAACCAAATAAAAAGGCAATTTACCGTAGGCCTGTCTCTATAAATATGATTGAACCACAAGAAGATAGACTAGTCTGtacttctttgtcttcttctcaaGATTAGCGATAGTTATTTCTCTGAGTTCTTCCATGGATAAGAGCTTCAAGCGATCTGCTATCTTTGTAAccttcaccatcttcttcttcactccgGTTTCAATCTCTGTTCCATTCATTCACTTACACGGTAATTAAagatcttcttccttttttctttttttgatcgATACTGAACCTAATGGATAGGATTGAGACAGGGATTAATGATCAATGCTCAAGCGTTGAAGCTAGAAGCTTCACACAGCTCCTTAGGAACCTCTCCAGCTCCCCTGGCTACTGCTTGTACCGACCCAACACACTCAAATTCTCTTCTTGTTTTCATCATAAATCTTGCTAAAGGGCTTATCTCACTCTCTCCCTCTGTTATCTTGTAGAGAAATAGGAAATGGTGAGAAAGATTCCATGTACATGCCCCTTATGCAGCAAGCGAGTATAGCGTGTGAGAAAGTTAAGCAGATGAAAGAGCTGAGTCAAGGTTACAACATTGTTGCACAGTCACAAGGAAACATGGTCGCGAGAGGTTTGATTGAGTTCTGTGACGATGCTCCTCCTGTCCTCAACTATGTTTCCTTGGGAGGTCCTCATGCTGGCATCTCCATCATTCCCAAGTGTCCTGCGGGAGCTGTAAGTTCTCGTCCCTTTTTTCCTTGTCTCTTTTGTCTTAACAACAAGTTACATTCATAATAACAACAATAAACTTTTCTGTTTAGAGTTATCCACTTTGCCAGCTGCAGGAAACAGAGGTCTACAGCGACTCTGCTCAAGTaaacctttctctctctctctctctctctcttcttctattTCTAATCAAGATCTTAAACCATTATTAGTACACTTCATTAACAACACCTTCTAATGACTATGCAGGACCATATTGCTCCATGTGGATATATCAAACTCGCTACTGTACAAACtctaattcttaaatatttatatgaataaCTCTGTAGAGCTAAGCGTTGTTATCTTATTCACAGGAAATATCAGAGTATATGGAACACAGCAAGTTTCTACCAAAGCTCAACAATGAGAGACCTAACGAGAGGAACTCCACTTATAAAGAACGTTTCACTAGCTTGCACAACTTGGTCCTAGTTATGGTGCTGTCTCCTAAAACCAATGATCCTTGAACAACATTGTTGGATGATTAACTCATGaatctttgttttttaatttttttcttaataacagTTCGAGGGTGATACAATAGTAGTTCCTAGAGAAACTTGTTGGTTCGGATTTTACCCTGACGGAGCTACGGCACCTCTTTTGCCTCCTCAAAAGGTGAAAACCTTAAACTCATCATCCTCagtttcatttctttttcttatcattAGCCAACCCCACTTGTTTCTGAAACTATGTTTTTTTGCAGACAAAACTCTATATTGAGGACTGGATTGGTCTGAAAACATTGGATGATGCTGGAAAAGTGAAGTTTGTCGGTGTCCCTGGAGATCACCTCGAAATGGCGCATGATGACGTTGTGAAATACGTCGTGCCTTACCTGCAAAACCAGCTTTCGTTTTCTTCTTGATGCAGATCAACCTAAATTCATGAATAAGGGCGTCCTCATTAGTAATGCCCTTTCCGAAGAAGAAGTTTTTTTGATCAATggagtaattttttttgaactattCATCATTGTAATAATTACGATAACATAAGTTTcatcatttcttttcttttaataataagaATCACAATAAATACCTTTAACGGGTGTGTCTGATAATTACTCCCTCCATTCGTTTATACATGACGTTTTAAACCTTTTATTTTGTATCAAAATACTTGATGTTTCCTGAAAACTATCCATAATATAATGATAAAGAATTTATTTATCCCTTATACATTCCACATAAGTTGAAACATTCATTACTCCATATTCAcgtttactctattttaaaggaaaaaatagagtataTATGGAAATGCCCTTAGAAGATTTTGAATATGTATCCGGTTCATCTAACGAGGTTCATACCATATATTATAagattctacaaaaaaaaaaaacttaagtgTGATATCCGAATTCCGTATTAGGTaccaaatatttttgaaattcattttaaaattttgcttttagaaaaaaaaacacctttaaactttaaaatatgaagtttgaaacacctttaaacttcaaaaaatagaGTGTACTTTTAAAAATGCTCTAGTACTTTCATCAAATAAAGTTTCTTTCATTAACAGCAAATTCAATTCCAGAAAAGGGGTTAAACTTCCAAAGAATTAAGTCACCAACCAGGCAACTACCACGTAATAAATTCTCTTCCTTGCATTTATGATTAAAGCACAAAAATTAGATTGATCTGCAATGACTAGCCTATACTTCTTTCCTCGTTGCTTCTTGAGATTCCTCCAAAATCAAAGTATTCTTTCTTCGAGTTGTTGCATGATGAAGAGTTTCCAACGATGTGCTCTCCTAGTGAGGACCTTGTcagtcttcgtcttcttcatccCGGTTACAATCTCCGTTCCATTCATCCTTTTACACGGTAATCAACGATCCTTTCTCTATCTCCTCTTTTATGTTTGCTACTTTTAACGAGTTAAAAACATTTTGACTGGAACAGGGATTCGAGATCAATGCTCCAATGGTGGAACGATTAGCTTCACACAGCTCCTTAGCAACCTCTCCAGCTCCCCTGGCTCTTGCTTGTACGGACTCAACTCATACCTTCTTCTTGCTTCATcctaattttaccaaaaaaggtttatctctgtctctttctctctgtggGTTTATGTGTCATCTTATAGAGAAATAGGAAATGGAGAACAAGACTCCGTGTCCATGCCGCTTACGCAACAAGCGAGTATAGCGTGTGAGAAAGTGAAACAGATGAAGGAGTTGAGTCAAGGTTACAACATTGTTGCACAGTCttgtttgatccaaaaatggtGTTTATCTTTGTGATGTTTGTTGGAATCAATCAAATAAAGAATCTAAAGATAAAAGCTTAGATTCTTGAAGTTTAGGAGAAATCTTAAAAGaatcaaatgaaaaatgaaCATCAAAAGAGTTTATTGATTTAAGATTGTATTACATGTAGGATTACAAGTGTAAATAAATCTAATAATCCATAAACCCTTTGTAAGAAGTGTTCTAGTCtaaaatggagaagaagagatccTTTGATAAAGAGAGTTGTATCTCTATTTATACAAAGAAGAAGCTAGGGCTTCATAGTAAAATGAGTCTAGTTTATTGTCTAATGGGCCTTGAGGTaggatgtaaatccacccccaacaAGTCTCAAGGAAACTTAGTCGCTAGAGGCCTAATTGAGTTCTGTGACAATGCTCCTCCTGTCCTCAACTATGTTTCCTTAGGAGGTCCTCACGCTGGCATAGCCAACATCCCCAAGTGTACTGTGAGTTTTTTtatattccctttctctttgtctCTGTGTCTTaatcacaacaacaacaacaatgggTTTCTCCTTCTCTGTTTCCAAGTCTCCTGTGTGCCAGCTACTGAGAACAGATGTCTACAGCGACTATGTTCAGGTACaccacattttctctctctcttcttcttatataatcaaaatcttAAAAGCATTATTAGTAACAGCACCTTCTAATGAATCTGCAGGATCATATTGCTCCAAGTGGTTATATCAAACTTCCTAATGTAAAAACTCAAAACCTCAAATAATTTCTTACTTAAATGAATACCTGCAATTGACAAAAATCTTTGTAATTTTGCTCTCAGGAGATGTCAAAGTACCTGGAACACTCCAAGTATCTGCCAAAGCTCAACAACGAGAGACCTAACGAGAGGAACTCCATTTATAAAGAACGTTTCACCAGCTTGCACAACTTGATCCTCGTCATGGTGGCGCCTCCTAAACCAATTAATGATCCTTGAGATTCCACCCAATTCTTGAACAAGATTGTTGGATGATTAGATCATAAATAATATTGTTATTCTTCGTTTTCCTTAAAACAGTTTCAGGGTGATAAAGTAGTGATGCCTAAAGAAAGTTGttggttcggatattaccctgATGGAGCTACAACACCACTTTTGCCTCCTCAACAGGTGAAAACCTTAAACTGGTCCTCATATTATCATTTATTTTCGTGTTCATCAATCAACTACTTGTGTTCTGAAACTATGTATTCTTTCTCCAGACGAAGCTCTATACGGAGGATTGGATTGGTCTGAAAACATTGGATGCTGCTGGAaaagtgaagtttgttggtGTCCCTGGAGAGCACCTTCAGATGGCGCATGATGACGTTGTAAAGCACGTCGTGCCTTACCTCCAGAACAATCCTACGTTTCTTTCTTAATGCAGACTCCACCAAAATTTAATGGAAGACAGTGGTATCTTATTAATAAGTGAAGAAGTTTAGTATAAACTAAACAAATGCTTTGATTATCTTCTCATTTTATCAAAGAGAGCCAATTTTATGCAAATGGTTttcgtttataaataattttcaacaGGTGCGAAAACTATTCCAACAGGTACTATATGACTAAACCGGCACTCCATACACTGAATGTATTTAAATCCTTTTATATAATAGGATGTATACGatgttttcttcttcatatatccaaatattttttaaaattattacatTCTATTGGATTACAGCATATTTTTGTGAAGAAAATAAAGGCtatgatttaaattttcaagtcaaaaagaaaacaaacaccAACCACGGATGGCGCCATCGCGGTCTTTAATACTTTCATTTCAACatattaaagagagtttaaaggCCCGGCCATACACCAACCACAATTGATAAATGATCTtccatttcaaaataaaattattgttgtgaaaattaaaatttcttaatGGTAAGCGTTAGTTGAGCTGAGCCAAACGAAGATGATCAAGTGTGAAAATATCTtgtgttattaaaaaaatatattgttgtgtaaattgttttttttttaatggtaagCATTAGTTGAGCTGGGCTAAACCAAGAAGATGATCAATGTGGGAAAACATcttcttttattaaaaataattatggttgttgtgtaattttttttttaatggtaagCATTAGTTGAGCTGAGCTAAACGAAGAAGATGATCAAAGTGTGAAAAAATCTtctgttattaaaaaaaaaattattgttgtgtaaattaaaatttcttaatGGTAAGCGTTAGTTGAGCTGAGCTTTGTTAATGGTAAGCGTTAGTTGGGGCTAAACGAAAAAGATGAACAAAGTGTGAAAACATCTTCTTTTATTCATTTGCTGTTGCCTGTTGATATTACTTTTTCTAGTACTAACTACCTTCTCGATTTATACTAACAGTACGTTTATTTTTTACCACTAAAAATAGAAtgtatgatttataaatttataaaaatctttaaaataaaaggTGTGTTTTCTAACTCAgctaaaaaatcattaaaatgcaTGGTTATACAAAATAAGTAAGAACCAGCAACCAAATAAAAAGGCAATTTACCGTAGGCCTGTCTCTATAAATATGATTGAACCACAAGAAGATAGACTAGTCTGtacttctttgtcttcttctcaaGATTAGCGATAGTTATTTCTCTGAGTTCTTCCATGGATAAGAGCTTCAAGCGATCTGCTATCTTTGTAAccttcaccatcttcttcttcactccgGTTTCAATCTCTGTTCCATTCATTCACTTACACGGTAATTAAagatcttcttccttttttctttttttgatcgATACTGAACCTAATGGATAGGATTGAGACAGGGATTAATGATCAATGCTCAAGCGTTGAAGCTAGAAGCTTCACACAGCTCCTTAGGAACCTCTCCAGCTCCCCTGGCTACTGCTTGTACCGACCCAACACACTCAAATTCTCTTCTTGTTTTCATCATAAATCTTGCTAAAGGGCTTATCTCACTCTCTCCCTCTGTTATCTTGTAGAGAAATAGGAAATGGTGAGAAAGATTCCATGTACATGCCCCTTATGCAGCAAGCGAGTATAGCGTGTGAGAAAGTTAAGCAGATGAAAGAGCTGAGTCAAGGTTACAACATTGTTGCACAGTCACAAGGAAACATGGTCGCGAGAGGTTTGATTGAGTTCTGTGACGATGCTCCTCCTGTCCTCAACTATGTTTCCTTGGGAGGTCCTCATGCTGGCATCTCCATCATTCCCAAGTGTCCTGCGGGAGCTGTAAGTTCTCGTCCCTTTTTTCCTTGTCTCTTTTGTCTTAACAACAAGTTAGATTCATAATAACAACAATAAACTTCTCTGTTTAGAGTTATCCACTTTGCCAGCTGCAGGAAACAGAGGTCTACAGCGACTCTGCTCAAGTACaccttatctctctctctctctctctctctctctctctctctctcttcttctattTCTAATCAAGATCTTAAACCATTATTAGTACACTTCATTAACAACACCTTCTAATGACTATGCAGGACCATATTGCTCCATGTGGATATATCAAACTCGCTACTGTACAAACTCTaattcttaaatgtttttttttttttctaattcttaaatgttttttttatctctcttttttctaCTGTACAAACTCTAATTCTTAAATGTTTATATGAATAACTTAGTAGAGCTAAGCGTTTGTTATCTTATTCACAGGAAATATCAGAGTATATGGAACACAGCAAGTTTCTACCAAAGCTCAACAATGAGAGACCTAACGAGAGGAACTCCACTTATAAAGAACGTTTCACTAGCTTGCTGTAAAttataatagaatagatatattattgtgttgtgtttaataagagaatacaatatgcatatatatagtaGTAACATTAACATAATGTTAACACTAGATAATGCTAACTTTCCTAAACACTTAATGTAAATATGCTAGAATATCTTGAGAGTAACTTGTTCTTCAAGTCTTTCCTTTTATTCTTGAGGGTCTTCATGGGTTTCACAGGCTTCACAGACTTGGTCCGTAAGATACATATCTTCCGGCCCAACATATCTCTAATACTCCCCCGCACGACAAACGTGGGATGCAACACGCAAATCTGCAATCACAAAGCAGACCACGTATGTCGTGGACACTATGTCGAGGAAAACAAATCAGTAGATTCCTTCGAGAATAAACTTCAACTTAGACAAGGAGGGATGAAATCTTCAGCTCTTCTTCGGTCTTGACAATGAGAATACATCTCGTGGGCGCAACTGCAACTCCATAAACAATTATCcttgacttggacagtccataACACGGACTAAAAAAAACTGACCTAAGAATTTGAGCGTTCAACTAGAACTCCCCCGTAATGGTTAAACTATAACCAATAAATCCCAAACTATGAGAAAACAACTCTTGAGAAATTCTAAACTATAGAAAAATCTCAGATAGAAAATAACCCATGTGAAACTACAAACCTTAACCCTCAATAATTCTCAAGCATTcaccaaaatagaaaaaaaaataataataataataaatcctTTGACTTAAATAACATACTTAACAAAACCCTGATACTTATTATTAAGAAGTATCCCTAATGAGAGAACTTGACGTTGACGTCTTCGTCTGGATCGTCGTCACCACCTTCTTTGCCATCATCAACACCACCGATGATAAGCATCTTCGAAGTTTAAAACTTATAACGCGGAAGCTTAATTTTGATCCCTAAGAAtcgaatgctctgataccatgtaaattataatagaatagatatattattgtgttgtgtttaataagagaatacaatatgcatatatatagtaGTAACATTAACATAATGTTAACACTAGATAATGCTAACTTTCCTAAACACTTAATGTAAATATGCTAGAATATCTTGAGAGTAACTTGTTCTTCAAGTCTTTCATTTTATTCTTGAGGGTCTTCATGGGTTTCACAGGCTTCACAGACTTGGTCCGTAAGATACATATCTTCCGGCCCAACATATCTCTAATACTTGCACAACTTGGTCCTAGTTATGGTGCTGTCTCCTAAAACCAATGATCCTTGAACAACATTGTTGGATGATTAACTCATGaatctttgttttttaattttttcttaataacagTTCGAGGGTGATACAATAGTAGTTCCTAGAGAAACTTGTTGGTTCGGATTTTACC
The Brassica napus cultivar Da-Ae chromosome A1, Da-Ae, whole genome shotgun sequence DNA segment above includes these coding regions:
- the LOC106452959 gene encoding palmitoyl-protein thioesterase 1 gives rise to the protein MDKSFKRSAIFVTFTIFFFTPVSISVPFIHLHGINDQCSSVEARSFTQLLRNLSSSPGYCLEIGNGEKDSMYMPLMQQASIACEKVKQMKELSQGYNIVAQSQGNMVARGLIEFCDDAPPVLNYVSLGGPHAGISIIPKCPAGASYPLCQLQETEVYSDSAQDHIAPCGYIKLATEISEYMEHSKFLPKLNNERPNERNSTYKERFTSLHNLVLVMFEGDTIVVPRETCWFGFYPDGATAPLLPPQKTKLYIEDWIGLKTLDDAGKVKFVGVPGDHLEMAHDDVVKYVVPYLQNQLSFSS
- the LOC125575882 gene encoding palmitoyl-protein thioesterase 3-like, which codes for MTSLYFFPRCFLRFLQNQSILSSSCCMMKSFQRCALLVRTLSVFVFFIPVTISVPFILLHGIRDQCSNGGTISFTQLLSNLSSSPGSCLEIGNGEQDSVSMPLTQQASIACEKVKQMKELSQGYNIVAQSQGNLVARGLIEFCDNAPPVLNYVSLGGPHAGIANIPKCTSPVCQLLRTDVYSDYVQDHIAPSGYIKLPNEMSKYLEHSKYLPKLNNERPNERNSIYKERFTSLHNLILVMFQGDKVVMPKESCWFGYYPDGATTPLLPPQQTKLYTEDWIGLKTLDAAGKVKFVGVPGEHLQMAHDDVVKHVVPYLQNNPTFLS
- the LOC125575890 gene encoding palmitoyl-protein thioesterase 1-like; protein product: MDKSFKRSAIFVTFTIFFFTPVSISVPFIHLHGINDQCSSVEARSFTQLLRNLSSSPGYCLEIGNGEKDSMYMPLMQQASIACEKVKQMKELSQGYNIVAQSQGNMVARGLIEFCDDAPPVLNYVSLGGPHAGISIIPKCPAGASYPLCQLQETEVYSDSAQDHIAPCGYIKLATEISEYMEHSKFLPKLNNERPNERNSTYKERFTSLHNLVLVMFEGDTIVVPRETCWFGFYPEGATAPLLPPQKTKLYTEDWIGLKTLDDAGKVKFVGVPGDHLEMAHDDVVKYVVPYLQNQLAFSS